The proteins below come from a single Rosa rugosa chromosome 2, drRosRugo1.1, whole genome shotgun sequence genomic window:
- the LOC133734365 gene encoding pentatricopeptide repeat-containing protein ELI1, chloroplastic-like: MLHRSLSCAKTISNLVNQGQNCQAIALFRRVRENGFEVTGFLLSATLRACGRVAAIKEGKQLHGLAIKHGFNRDTILMTSLLDLYCKCNEIKDARHMFDEMPERDVIATNCMISGLCWSHLTMEAIELFNNMWERDVGSWNSLISGLGHNSEGRTGLAFFEKMRLEGADVDVMTVVSVLSICSDLAALRNGKQVHCLVMKYGFELYLPVGNAVVDMYAKCGCMEDAFVCFRNMHLKNVVSWTALIAGYGKQGQGIEALKAFDAMEIEGVRPNRITFLGALYACSHAGLVQEGWRIFNMMVNKYSITPMMEHYTCMVDLLARSGHFNEAYSFIERMPIKPDPKLLTAFLSSCCSHKNLELGKTVGQKLLESQPEEAGAYMLLSNFYGLVGDLQGVTKVRRLMLDRGIRKEKASTWIEINKTVHSFQSGDRSHPLSKDIYNYLQHLFRKLKINGYVPNTSMVVQNVDEQTKEEIVLSHSEKLAIGLGLISTPPGTRIVIVKNLRVCADCHVVTGLISKIEGREIVARDSSRFHHFKDGLCSCGNHW; the protein is encoded by the coding sequence ATGCTCCATAGAAGTTTATCATGTGCCAAGACGATCAGTAATCTTGTAAAccaagggcaaaattgtcaagCAATAGCTCTGTTTCGCCGAGTGCGGGAAAATGGGTTTGAAGTCACAGGGTTTCTTCTCTCAGCAACTTTGCGAGCTTGTGGAAGAGTTGCTGCAATAAAAGAAGGCAAGCAGCTTCATGGCTTGGCGATCAAACATGGGTTCAATCGGGACACGATTCTAATGACGTCTCTTCTTGACTTGTACTGTAAATGCAATGAGATCAAAGACGCCCGCCAtatgtttgatgaaatgcctgAGAGAGATGTGATTGCTACTAATTGCATGATTTCTGGATTGTGTTGGTCTCACTTAACAATGGAAGCGATTGAATTGTTTAATAACATGTGGGAAAGAGACGTTGGGTCTTGGAATTCACTGATTTCGGGTCTTGGGCATAACTCGGAAGGAAGGACCGGGTTGGCTTTCTTTGAGAAAATGAGATTGGAGGGAGCTGATGTTGATGTTATGACTGTGGTAAGTGTTCTTTCAATTTGTTCTGATCTTGCAGCGTTGCGTAATGGTAAACAAGTACATTGTTTGGTGATGAAGTATGGATTCGAGTTGTATTTGCCGGTTGGGAATGCTGTTGTTGACATGTATGCTAAATGTGGGTGCATGGAAGATGCTTTTGTATGTTTCAGGAACATGCATTTGAAAAATGTGGTTTCTTGGACTGCTTTGATTGCGGGTTATGGGAAACAAGGCCAGGGAATAGAAGCTTTGAAGGCGTTTGATGCAATGGAAATAGAAGGTGTTCGACCAAACAGAATCACATTCTTGGGTGCCTTGTATGCGTGTAGTCATGCAGGTTTAGTACAAGAAGGATGGAGGATTTTCAACATGATGGTGAATAAGTATTCGATAACACCAATGATGGAGCACTATACATGCATGGTGGATCTCCTAGCACGATCAGGGCATTTCAACGAGGCCTATAGCTTCATCGAGAGGATGCCTATAAAGCCAGACCCAAAGCTTCTCACAGCATTTCTGAGCTCATGTTGCTCTCACAAGAATTTAGAGCTAGGAAAGACTGTTGGGCAGAAATTGCTTGAATCACAACCTGAAGAAGCAGGAGCCTATATGTTGCTATCCAACTTCTATGGGCTTGTCGGAGACTTGCAAGGTGTGACAAAAGTGAGAAGATTGATGCTAGATAGAGGAATAAGGAAAGAAAAGGCAAGCACTTGGATTGAGATTAACAAAACAGTTCACAGTTTTCAATCAGGAGACAGATCCCATCCCCTAAGTAAAGACATCTACAACTACTTGCAACATCTTTTTCGGAAGTTGAAAATTAACGGGTACGTTCCAAACACAAGCATGGTAGTGCAAAATGTGGATGAACAGACAAAGGAGGAGATAGTTCTCAGTCATAGCGAGAAACTGGCAATTGGACTAGGCCTAATCAGCACACCTCCAGGTACCCGTATCGTTATAGTTAAGAACCTGAGAGTGTGCGCAGACTGTCATGTGGTAACTGGCTTAATTTCAAAGATTGAAGGGAGGGAGATTGTTGCAAGGGATTCGAGTCGATTCCATCATTTCAAAGATGGACTATGCTCTTGTGGAAATCATTGGTGA
- the LOC133734366 gene encoding protein LURP-one-related 7 — protein sequence MDNSVLTNPTNSEIPVDLFVSKKHPGLPRGDLGFLDSAGNVVFKVTHQSLKSSSNKRVLLDAAGNPLLTLCLSNSGCWLGYKGGQAEENQLVFRVQRTKNKLTRIELEVFIGGEISTEETCDFKVKGFPFQKSCSIYSGNDIVAQTSLMYKLHQPFPKRGKFRLTIFPGSVDHALVAALIVIFLD from the exons ATGGACAATTCAGTTCTTACAAATCCCACAAATTCTGAGATTCCGGTCGATCTCTTCGTCTCCAAGAAACATCCAGGCCTGCCACGTGGCGACTTGGGTTTCCTGGATTCCGCTGGTAACGTAGTTTTCAAGGTCACCCATCAATCTCTGAAGTCATCATCCAATAAGCGCGTGTTGCTTGATGCCGCTGGAAATCCTCTGCTTACTTTGTGCCTCAGTAAT AGTGGATGTTGGCTAGGATATAAGGGCGGTCAAGCTGAGGAGAATCAGTTGGTATTTAGAGTGCAGAGAACGAAAAACAAACTTACTCGAATTGAGCTGGAGGTGTTTATTGGTGGTGAGATTTCAACAGAGGAAACCTGTGATTTTAAAGTGAAAGGGTTcccgttccaaaaatcatgcagCATCTATAGCGGCAATGACATAGTTGCTCAG ACTAGTCTTATGTACAAATTGCACCAGCCTTTTCCTAAGAGGGGAAAATTTCGATTGACCATCTTTCCTGGATCTGTCGATCATGCTTTGGTTGCAGCCTTAATTGTAATATTTCTTGATTGA